In Chloroflexota bacterium, the sequence AGGCCGACTGAGCGCCAGCGTCAAGGTTCGTACTCGTGCGTGTTGTCGGATCTAACGCGACGGTCAAACGCGACGGTCACGCGGTCGCGAGGCGGGCGAGCCGCTGCCGCACTCGCTGGAGCGAGCCGCGGTCCGCACAGGCGACGAACACCGTGTCGTCGCCCGCGATGGAGCCCGCCACTTCCGGCCAGTGGGCCCGATCGAGGGCCGCCGCAATGGCGTGCGCCGAGCCCGGCAGCGTCCGGACCACGAGGAGGAGACCCGACTCGCGGAGCTCGATCGGGAGATCGCCGAGGAGGACCCGCAGCCGATCCTCCCCGGTCACCTCGGCGTCGATGAGCCGGCGCGGGATCGCGTAGACCTGTGCCCCCTCGTGCGCGACCTTGACGAGGCCGAGCTCAGCCACGTCCCGGCTGATCGTGGCCTGGGTCGCCCGGAAGCCGCGCTCCCGGAGTGCCGTCGCGAGTTCCTGCTGGGTCCGGAGCGTCCGTTGCTCGACGAGGTCGCGGATCGCCCGCTGCCGGAGCTGCTTCATGACCTCCATCCGCGATCCGATCCCTACTGCGAAAGAACGAGAACGAAGATGAGCGCGGCGAGCACCACCCGATAGGCGACGAAGAGGCCAGTCCCGTTCCGCCGCAGGTAGCCGAGGAGGAACGCGATCGCGATGAAGCCGAAGATCGCGGCGGTGGCGACGCCGACCGCGAGCGGACCGATCTGCGCGCCGCCGAGCACTCCCGGGTTGACGAAGGTCCGCGCCTTCCAGGCGGCGGCACCGGCGATGACGGGGACGGCCATGAGGAAGCTGAATCGGGCGGCCGCCTCCCGCTGCAGCCCGAGGAAGAGACCGGCGGCGATCGTGATGCCGGAGCGGCTGATCCCCGGGAACAGGGCGATCGCCTGGGCGACGCCGATCGTCGCCGCATCGCGGGTCGTCATCCGGGCGAGGTCGCGCTCACGGCGGCCCCATCGTTCCCCGAGCCAGAGCAGTGCGGCGCCGACGAGGACGAAGACGCCGATCCAGCCCGGCGTCGACCGGAACGCCGTGTCGAACGTGCCCTCGAAGACCGCCCCGAGGATCGCCGCCGGGACGACGGACATGACAAGGAGCCAAGCGAGCCGCCGCTG encodes:
- the uppP gene encoding undecaprenyl-diphosphatase UppP, which translates into the protein MESLLHAAILGLVQGLTEFLPISSSAHLILIPRFLGWNDPFVDTAAFDVMLHLGTLVALLVYFRADLVGLLIAWLASLRDRRIGDDPQRRLAWLLVMSVVPAAILGAVFEGTFDTAFRSTPGWIGVFVLVGAALLWLGERWGRRERDLARMTTRDAATIGVAQAIALFPGISRSGITIAAGLFLGLQREAAARFSFLMAVPVIAGAAAWKARTFVNPGVLGGAQIGPLAVGVATAAIFGFIAIAFLLGYLRRNGTGLFVAYRVVLAALIFVLVLSQ
- a CDS encoding arginine repressor, with translation MKQLRQRAIRDLVEQRTLRTQQELATALRERGFRATQATISRDVAELGLVKVAHEGAQVYAIPRRLIDAEVTGEDRLRVLLGDLPIELRESGLLLVVRTLPGSAHAIAAALDRAHWPEVAGSIAGDDTVFVACADRGSLQRVRQRLARLATA